ATGCGTTGTCTGGCGCAGCGCGCCATCGCGCCCGCAATCGCCGCTTCATGATGGGAGAAGCTGCTGGCGCCGGACTGGCTGGCGATGCCGACCGGCGACAGCAGCGCGATATCGGCGCGGTAGCGCTGGATTTCCATTACCGTCAGCGCACCGCTGGTGGCCTGTGCGGACGCGCCCATGTGCCCGCCGAGCAGAATCACCTCGTGCGGCAAGCGTTCATCAGCGTCACCGGAAGTGAGTTTCAGCGCCACATTCAGGCTGTTGGTGATGATAGTCATGCCCGGCAGAGGGAGAAGTTCGCCAGCCAGTAGGGTGGTGGTGCTGCCGGCGTCGATAAACAGCGTCTGACCGGCTTTTAGCTGCTGTACCGCCAGCCGGGCGATCGCCAGCTTTTCCTGTTCCCGCACCGTGTTGCGCACCGACAGCGGCGGCTCCGGTTCGGCGCCGGTCGCGACGATGCCGCCATGCACCCGGCGCAGCACGCCTTGCGCTTCCAGCTTGAGCACATCGCGCCGCACGGTTTCCCGCGATACCCCCAAATGCTGAATGATGTGGTCGGTAGTGACCCGGTTAAGGGACGACAGCAGCAGGCGGATACGGTGCAGGCGGGTTTCTTCAAGCATCAGCGGGCATTCTCTCGGTCAGGTAGCGGTCGCCGCCATTATAACGACAAGGCGGCGGACGATCAGGGTCGACAGACAATACGTCGATTGTGTGATTTTGTGCTTTTTAGCATAACAGCTGTGCAGATTTTGGCAATTGGGCGAGGTGAAACATGTCGGAACGAGCGATATTTATCTATTTATTTGTTTTTTATTTAATTTTATCTGGGGTTTTATGCGGCGATTTGGCGTGCCCGGCCGCCGTGGCGATGCACTTTTTTGGTGATTTTTACGTCGCAAAATAGTGCGTATTTTTGTATTTGTGTATTTTGTTGCTTTTGGTGTAGGGTAGTGCTCATCAGGCGGCACCGGAGAGCCGGCGGCCATCACGCGTTGGGTACATTACTTTCATTGAGTACATTACTTTCATCTGGAGTCATCATGGCGACACGTTCAACCATCATGGATACCAACAGCTTCCGTGCGGAACATGCGGCGGCACTGACAGACGACATCCGCACGCTGACGGAAAAACGCGGCAGGGTGCTGGGCGATTCTTACCGGCTGTTCTACCGCAACCCGGTGCATCTGGTGCGCGGCGAGAAGCAATATCTGTGGGATGCGGCAGGCAACCAGTATCTGGACGTGTACAACAACGTCGCCAGCATCGGCCATTGCCACCCGGCGGTGATTGAGGCGGTGCACGCGCAGATGTGTCAGCTCAACACCCACACCCGTTACCTGCACGATCGCATTCTGGATTACACCGAAGACCTGCTGACGCTGGTACCGAAGGCGATCACCAAAGCGATGTACATGTGCACCGGTTCCGAAGCCAACGATCTGGCGATTCGGGTGGCTCGCGCCTACAGCGGCGGCACCGGGATTATCGTCACCCGCGAGGCGTATCACGGCACCAGCGAGCTGACCTCCGGCGCGTCGCCGGCGCTGGGCAGCGGTCAGCCGATTGCCGCGACTACCCGGCTGGTGCCGGCGCCGGACCGTTATCGCGTCGACGCGCCGGATCTGGGCGCCTGGTTTGCCAATCAAATCCAGCAGCAGATCGATGACATGGCTGCTCACGGCATCAAATTCGCCGGTTTCCTCGCCGATTCGATTTTCTCCTCCGACGGTGTGCTGCCGGGGCCGGCCGGCTATTTGCAAGCCGCTATTGATGTGGTGCACGCCAACGGCGGCATTTTCATCGCCGACGAAGTGCAACCGGGCTTTGCCCGCACCGGCGACGCCTTCTGGGGCTTTGCCCGTCACGGCATCGTGCCGGACATCATCACGATGGGGAAACCGATGGGCAACGGTATCCCGGTATC
The DNA window shown above is from Dickeya dadantii NCPPB 898 and carries:
- a CDS encoding aspartate aminotransferase family protein, coding for MATRSTIMDTNSFRAEHAAALTDDIRTLTEKRGRVLGDSYRLFYRNPVHLVRGEKQYLWDAAGNQYLDVYNNVASIGHCHPAVIEAVHAQMCQLNTHTRYLHDRILDYTEDLLTLVPKAITKAMYMCTGSEANDLAIRVARAYSGGTGIIVTREAYHGTSELTSGASPALGSGQPIAATTRLVPAPDRYRVDAPDLGAWFANQIQQQIDDMAAHGIKFAGFLADSIFSSDGVLPGPAGYLQAAIDVVHANGGIFIADEVQPGFARTGDAFWGFARHGIVPDIITMGKPMGNGIPVSALLAKPEVLAAFSDEIPYFNTFGGNPVSMAAAQAVLKVIREEKLQEHSKVVGARLLKELAGLADRHACVGDVRGAGLFIGFELVSDRDNKTPDKVRALNVIERLREQRVLTSVAGPHGNVLKLRPTLAFQEHDIDWLVGALDKALSATAS
- a CDS encoding DeoR/GlpR family DNA-binding transcription regulator, which translates into the protein MLEETRLHRIRLLLSSLNRVTTDHIIQHLGVSRETVRRDVLKLEAQGVLRRVHGGIVATGAEPEPPLSVRNTVREQEKLAIARLAVQQLKAGQTLFIDAGSTTTLLAGELLPLPGMTIITNSLNVALKLTSGDADERLPHEVILLGGHMGASAQATSGALTVMEIQRYRADIALLSPVGIASQSGASSFSHHEAAIAGAMARCARQRIMLADHSKVGVTSRILYAAPTDIDMLITDAASVHNADYPALQAACGQVLLA